The DNA window ACTGAAACGTAACCGCTGCATTCTTCAGAGCACACTTGGAATTTGTTTGATTTCGTGCTGGAAAATTCTGCTTTTGGCAGGAATGCTAGCTCTATGCACTCTGAGTGTAATCTACAAAAcagttgtttttttcatggtgATATAGTTGTAGCTGCAAGAGTAAAGTCAGGTCACCAGTCTACCTGTATTACCATGCTACCTGAAAATTGTTCTTATTGGGGACTTCTGCTAGTCTAGAGAAGGAAATAATTCCATCTCAGTTGTTTATCTATGGTCTTTGTTGATGTACCCCTTGCAATCAGTTATAGTTTTAAGGATTTTGCACATTGTTGATTGTTTGAAACAAACTGTTACTACATGTGTTTGGTGCCAGATTGTATCTAGGGCTGTCGTTAATTTCCAGTAAGTTCACATCTCAAGTTATTTGGTTGTTGTAGGAGGTGGACAAATGCGAAGAAAAATCAGAGGACGATAAAGACTCTGAGCAAAATTCTGACATCCCCGATGGCCCTGACACATCTTCCTTTAGAGCATTCTTGATCTCATTCCTTTCACCATCTGGGTCTAGTAAGGATTCAATGGAGGTAATTCCTGATCAGGATGGGGAATTGGGATACCCAACTTTAATGCCAATGGCGAAGTCAAAAAAGGGAAAGTCCGGGCTTCTAAGTAGAGGAAAACATTCCATTGGAAAAATCATTAACAAAGCGGCTAGAATTGGTGGATTCAAACAAAATGTTGAGCCTAAGATTGACAGAGAGGTGGTAGATCATGTTGAATCAGTTTCACCTGTATTGGAGCTTGAAGAATCAAAGGAAGTTGCTTCCTTCATTAATTTGCCTGCTATGTCAGAGCCATCTGTTCTTTTATCAGAAGTGACGAGATCCAATCTTTATGCCTCTTTTCCTGTTCTTGCCAAAGGAATGAACTGGGTCTTGCTATACAGGTTTAAAACATGTCTGTTATTTAATATGGTAATCACTATATGCATTTGCTAATGTCTAATGGTTTCATTCACAATTGTCCAGCACATGGAGGCACGGAATATCTTTATCTACTTTATACAGAAGGAGCATGCTTTGCCCTGGTTACTCTCTTTTGGTATTCTTCTTATGTAGCTTGAAGCTGTTTGATTTGTTACAGTTTAATTGGTACTGCATCCGTTCCATATCATAAATACTTTCTGGGTTTCCCTAGATTCACCCATGTATCAatgcatatgttttgtatatgtgtctagattcattaacacataaataaatctaggcaagaccagaaagtcttataatgtggaatgGAGGTAATACTTGAAGGCCAGCAACCAGTGTGATATTTATTGTAGTTCCAAAGATTATTACGTTGGTGATATTGTGTAACACTTTGTTCCAATAAAACTTTATGGTTGAAATAGCAGTCTTCATAATTTCAGCTCATGTTAATTcagttttcttcttcttcaaaaTTTAGTGTTCACTATTATTATTCTCTCTTAACAGGTAGTTGGGGATAAAGAAGGTGCAGTTTTTGGCGGTTTAGTTGAGGTTCCATTGCAACCAACCACTGCAAAGAAATATCAGGTTCCACCTACACATTCTGataacaacttttttatttaatcacCTTTTGTGGATTATGATGGAAAGTTAATATTACAGGGGAGCAATAGCTGCTTTGTTTTCACTAATTTACACAGCAATCCTAGTGTATATCGGCCAACTggtaatatttactttatctattttcataGTCTTTGCATAAGAACATCAAAACCtgccaaaatattttgttccaTTCCAGGCTACTAGATGCATTTCTCTGTGCAGCAGTgacctattattattatttgttcaATATAAAGCACCAGCAATCTAGCACACTTATACAAAATTCTGACGGATCAAGTTGCTGAATATGTTATGACTAAGAATCATTTGGCTTATGGAAACAACAAGCAGCAAAGACTACATTTAGTAGAGCTCCTGAGCATGCATTTCTGGTATTGCAGGTGCTAATAACTATTTCACAGTGTGCTCCACTGACTATTTGGCACTAGGAGGGGGAGGTCATTTCGCACTTTATCTAGATTCCGACCTGTAATCTCCCTCCTCCTAACCATGTCTTTTATGCCTTCAAATATATTACTTCTGTTGGCTTAAGTCGTTAGTTCCCTCATCTTCTCTCTTCTGGGTTACCCTTTTTCAGGTTGAGTGGTTCAAGTTCCAGTTCAGAGACTTTTAACAACATGTGTTTATCTCATTCCCCGGACTTCGCTGTAAAAGACGTTGAGGTATCTCAATTTTGGTTGAATGTAATTATATTGAATCAGGGAGGCAGATATGCAATtgctgttcttttttcttctttcacaATGCAGCTGTGGGGTTTCGTCTATCCTTCCAAATACGAAGAGACGCTCGCCCTCTGCCGTACTGAAAAACCAGGAATTTGTCGATGGTGATTTGGTGGTCGTTGAATTGCTGAATCTGCGAATATTACATCTGTACAGTTTTCCCCCCCGTAAAGTTGAGGGAATTTTAGTGCACAGG is part of the Oryza brachyantha chromosome 2, ObraRS2, whole genome shotgun sequence genome and encodes:
- the LOC102708965 gene encoding nuclear receptor coactivator 7-like, whose protein sequence is MGYLPSSLGSKAAHFVSDLTTVILNPISEREPSSPLPEVDKCEEKSEDDKDSEQNSDIPDGPDTSSFRAFLISFLSPSGSSKDSMEVIPDQDGELGYPTLMPMAKSKKGKSGLLSRGKHSIGKIINKAARIGGFKQNVEPKIDREVVDHVESVSPVLELEESKEVASFINLPAMSEPSVLLSEVTRSNLYASFPVLAKGMNWVLLYSTWRHGISLSTLYRRSMLCPGYSLLVVGDKEGAVFGGLVEVPLQPTTAKKYQGSNSCFVFTNLHSNPSVYRPTGANNYFTVCSTDYLALGGGGHFALYLDSDLLSGSSSSSETFNNMCLSHSPDFAVKDVELWGFVYPSKYEETLALCRTEKPGICRW